The DNA window TATATGCTCAATTGGTACCATATTAGAGAAAGCCAATTAATATTAGATTCTctaattaatcaattgtcTTGTATCTAACAtatagtagtagtaacaTTTGACCAAACTAAACAACACATtacaatttctttttttattatttatttattatttttagtcGCCTGAATTCTcattctctctctctttttttttaattttctcTCTCCCAGTCTAGCCAGAGGGAACTTCTCTCACtcttttttcaagttttttcttccaacatactcttttttcttttattagaaaaaaaaatttattataattttaattttctcTCTTACTCTCactcttcttttttttttttaattgattcatatATATCTTAATCCCTTTACATCTTTATCATACTACTTCCCTACCTCCCCCCCCTCCACCCCCCTTTCCTTAATCCATCTATCTAATATAACATCTCCACTTACATAATGGTTAACGGTCCAGCTGAACTTCGTAGAAAATTAGTCATTGTCGGTGATGGTGCTTGTGGTAAGActtgtttattaattgtATTTTCCAAAGGTACTTTCCCAGAAGTTTATGTCCCTActgtttttgaaaattacGTTGCTGATGTCGAAGTCGATGGTAGAAAAGTTGAATTGGCATTATGGGATACTGCTGGTCAAGAAGATTATGATAGATTAAGACCATTATCTTATCCCGATTCTAAtgttattttgatttgtttttcagTTGATTCACCCGATTCTTTAGATAACGTTTTAGAAAAATGGATTTCTGAAGTTTTACATTTCTGTCAAGGAGTTCCAATTATTTTAGTTGGTTGTAAATCTGATTTAAGAGATGATCCTCATACTATTGAAGCTTTaagacaacaacaacaacaaccagtCTCAACTGCTGAAGGTCAACAAGTTGCTCAAAGAATTGGTGCTGCTGATTATTTGGAATGTTCTGCTAAAACTGGTAGAGGTGTTAGAGAAGTTTTTGAAGCTGCCACTAGAGCTTCTTTAAGAgttaaagaaaagaaggaaaagaagaaaaagtgTGTTGTTTTGTAAGaagaaaagcaaaaagtaaaaagcaaaaagcaaatacaaaaaggcaaacaaaaagaaaggtgtttctttctttttcattcatttcattATGTTTTTATCCTATACTTGTTTAGTTTCATCACTAgattttaaagaaattttgttatttaattaatattaatattattactattttatatatataaagaaGCAACAACTAATATGGTTTAGGAGAGgggttcttcttctcctgatacttttattttgatcgtgttgaatatattcatttttatcttttctttctagaGATTTGGATGTAGTAAGAGTTTATTCCCCAAACTAGTTTATacatattatattattgtgTCGCCACAgatcaccaccaccacgGCTCTCTTTCTCCAAGTTAATTTCCATATAATTAGTACATATATGTTTGTGTGCCTGTACCAATGTATGCggaggaggaagaggaggagGCATTCGACGAAATctctttattattgaaaaaatttgtaaAAAAGGACACACACgaaaaaaattaacaacaacaacaacaacaacaacgaaaTATCAAATCTTTAAAACTGAAACGAACTCAAATCAagttaaatcaaaaatttcaGGAAtcatacatacatatacCCATAATCACACACCCAAACAATGGCATCACTTAgatcatttattaaaagtGTTAGGAAAGCCAAAACGATAGCTGATGAAAGATCAGTAGTCCAAAAAGAATCAGCAGCCATCAGAACATCATTTAGAGACCCTGGTCTTGATCAAACCACTAGACGTATCAACATTTCCAAACTTTTATACTTGTATATAATGGGAGAAAAAACACATTTTGGACAGGTTGAATGTCTTAAATTATTAGCATCACCAAGATTTGCTGATAAAAGATTAGGATATTTGGCATGTATGTTGATATTGGATGAAAATCAAGAAGTTTTAACTTTATTGACCAATTCATTAGATAATGACATGCAACATCCTAATTCTTTTATAGTTGGATTAGCTCTTTGTTGTCTTGGTAATATTGCCTCGCCAGAGTTGGCTAGAGATTTATATACTAATGTTGAAACTATTATTGATTCGAAAAATGtttatttaaagaaaaaggcCTGTATAGTTGCTgctaaattaattgaaaaggAACCTGAATTGGCagaatttttcattacgaaaatcaattcattaattaatgaaaagCAACcaagtttattattaggGACCATTAGATTAATTCAAGCATTATATTTTGCTTCGGAAGAATCTCGaccaattttaattaaaaccATTCCTAAATTAGTTGCTGATTTAAAACGAACTACTACTAGTGGTTATCAACCCGATTATGATGTTACAGGAACTACTGATCCATTTTTACAAGTTCTGTTATTGGAAACATTAAGAATATTAGCCCGTGATGAACAATGTCCACCACAATATTTGGAACaaataaatgatatattAACTCAAGTGGCATCTAATTTAGATAGTGGGAAAAATGCTGCTCATGCCATTTTATATGAATGTGTGAAAACTATATTTGCTATTCAATCAGATCaatcattgaaaattttgGGGGTCAATATTTTAGGGAAATTTTTATCGActaaagataataataccCGATATGTGGCATTAGATACATTGTTGACAGTAGTAACAATTGAACCAATGGCAGTACAAAGACATAGATCTACCATTGTCAATTGTTTATCTGATGGTGATATTTCTATTCGAAGAAGAGCATTGGAATTATCATTTGGTATTCTTAATGAACAAAATATTCGTGTATTAGCAAGAGAAATTTTAACATTTTTAGAAAGATGTAATgatcaagaattgaaatcttATGTTACATCTCAATTGACTATTGCTGCTAATAAATATTCTCCTAATGATAAATGGCATTTTGATACATTAATTAGAATGTTAAAAGTTGGTGGTAATGCGTTAACTCCAGATATAATTTCCAATATTCTTGCCCTTATTTTACAATGTAATGATtctgaattgaaaaaacatATTGCTTCCAAATTAGTTGCTTCATGTTTAGAAACGACTAATCAATATGGATTAGCATTAATTACTAGTTGGACAATGGGGGAATATGGTGATTTAATATTGGGTAATACTGTTGAAGTTAATGGTAAAACCATTACTATTACTGAACAAAAATTGAGTCAActtattgatgatttaattaataataccaATTTTTCTGAATCAgaaacaattcaattgacTTCATATATTTTaacatcaattattaaattatcaattaaatttaaagatAATCAAGTCATTGAACATTTAcgattaatattaaatggCAAAACTCATGATCCTAATTTGGAAATTCAAACTAGAGCAGTTgaatatcaacaaattttcGGTCAAGATAGTACTTTGAAAAGAGGATTATTAGCTCGTATGCCCCCACCACCAGTGAAACAACGTCAAGCATTAACTTTACATAAATCTACTGCCAATGctagtactactactactaataaatcattgaaaaaatcaactaaTGAGACtactggtggtggtagtgataatttattactTGATTTAATGGATGATATTGTTTCAACACCAActaatcaacaacaacaaggaGATGTTATTTCAGATATTTTTGGTGGCGGTAGTAGTAGCACCAATAGTGGCAGTAACAcaaacaaatcaacaattaataatgcGGCAATTTTGGATCTCTTTAATAGcactaccaccacaacaactaGTTCGATAAATCCCGCGGGTGGATCGATACAAGAAATTCCtgcatttgaaaataatgatgtgagaatttcatttataCCAAAATCATTCCCTCAAACTGGTGAAGCTATTATAGAAGCAATAATTAGATCGAAAatcaatgataatattgatcaatttcaattattaattgcGGTACCAAAATCACAAAAATTAACtatttcttcaacttcaGGAGGTGATTCATTAATTGGTGGTAGTGCTACCACCactaatgaatcaattagaCAAACTTTGAAAATTGTTGGTAAACAAGGGgcaaaaattaaattaagaGTTAAAGTGAAATATCATATTAACAATAACGAAAATAATTCTGTTGAagatcaatttgattttgctGGATTTGagaataatttataaatattgaaatctATGTATGTcaataaaaagaatataatatatatatttaccATTGAGGATATTTAACCGGAATTATAATTTGCATACTGGCCTTGGCTTGGTTGTGGTCGAAAAAAACATTAGGTTCGATTGctatttattaattgcaccaaaaaaaactaaaaagttaaatattgctaaaacaacaactagCTTGTCTAATTTAACTCAATTTGCAGAGATTATTCTTTTCCATTCCATCAAATACCATTTTCCCATTTTAGAGTTTACAAGTTATAACCacaaccaataataaacaagaaaacCCCTATTTGGTTTAAATTTCTCCTCATTTTAGATCCAACACTTATATAGAACTTTGTAATATAAAAGTTAAACTAAATCCCTTCCtctcttcaatttctttctatATACTTCTGAAaccaccagaagttagacaATAAAAATCttccccctcccccccaTTATTATCATGTTTAGATTAAAACCTAttcaatcaacaattttgaaaaaaccAACTTCTCATTATACTTCATTTCCCAGCAAAAGATTAATATCTCATAGTGTTGGTAATGGAACAAAAGGTCAACCAACATGGCCACTGTTTCAATCATTGActaattcattttctcGAGAAAGTATAAAACTTTTCGGTTGGTCAATGGCTTTACTGGTAGCATTATTAATTTGGCCAATtggaattgttgatttatcaaataaaattgatcatGTACCTAAAGATAAAGGAGCTCAAGTACAATTACATCGAATTGAAGGAactattgataaatatgatGCCACTGTTGAAATTCCTCAAACTTTTGTAAGTCTTGATAAACtggatgaagaagaagctgAAGATGTTactgttgatgatgaagaataGAAACTAGGTAGAGAATGTTGTTTAGATATGTTTAGGGTTAGAAAATATTATACTGTTTGATTTATGTTTATCCAATTAATCAACTAAATTATAAAGACTATATAAActtttaattctttgaaatttaaccaaatttttaatttctcgAAGttgtaaatcatttaataattttaactCACGATCAAGTAAATATTGATCTTCTTGACCTTCAactaatttatatttttctaataatattttatgtTCCAGTTTAAAATCTTGAATTCGATTTAAAATTTCTGCCATATCataaattaaacaattgattaaataattaaaactattattattatttttatatcgaaataaataaaaagtttTCGATGCAGCTCTATCAGCACTACGAGGAACTTcttgaatttcaattatattagctttaattaaatgataaagtTCACTTCTAAcagttttttcttttaataatgcTCCATTAGATATAGTTTTTTCATCACATAATTTCATAGATTTAACACATCGTAAAATTCTAAAAGCATAATCCCCCAATGTAGCTTTAACTaatgattcaaaattattttgttttaaaatattGGTTAAATGAGAAAATGGAATTGTATAATTACCAGGAgaaatttcattaacaaATGGTGTATTGGTACCATTaagtaataatttcaaatgttGTTCTATAATGTTCAAATCAACCAAACTAccatttgatgatgatgatgatgaggaaGTGGAAGTGGAAACAGAAGAAGCAATACCATCTTCAAGTTTGATCTTTTTCGatgttggtgatgatgaggtgttgttgttgttgttgctgttgtcaCCATTTTCTAATGGTCGTTTAGGTTTAGCAAAAGTTGGAGTAATGATTGAACTTTTAaaatctatttcttttggtAAAAGTCTTTGAATATCTCTTGCTGAAaatgtaatttttttttcattaaccAATTTATTTTCCATAGAAAGAATATATTCTTTAACATCTTTGggatcattaattaatccaggaatatttaataatggaTATTCTAATGATGGacttttaatttcaatatattttaaaGCCGcattataaataatagCTGTCAATACTCCAATTTTCGATCTAACCATATTTACAAATGCATTAGTTCGTAAATGTTTTTGAAATCgtgataaattaaatgtAACAACCAATTCtggtttcaatttctttatccCATTAATTTCAGTATATacatcaccaccactaccacccGATTCTAATAAtgtatttaattttattttagcTTTAGCTTGAGCTTCAGCAACTCGTTTAATTTCAGAAGTAACTGATGATCTTGGAGTTTCTTTTAAACAttcttgaaaaattttattccAAATATCATCTAATGAATGGAAATGGAAATCTTGTAATTTAATTAAccaattatcattaaataatttcaaaaacttattttcttgattaaTTTTCATTGAATTAGATTTAGATTTATCATCTTGCtgattaaattgatttaaataatcttcaattttaacATGTCCAtgaatcaatatattttgaataatttctGCTTCTTCATCTCCATATTGTCTTTTAATatgattaataatatctCCACTATatacaaataataataacccagtttcttttaatgaataataaaatttccCATTTTTGTCTTCTTGCCAATAATATAtacaatttaattgaattaatgaTACTAAAGCAGATTTAATATTCTTGAAAGGGATTTTCGTACGATTACTAATTTCTTTAGCAGTTAATCTCCCAttagaaattaaaattgatattatacATGATGCAATCTCTCCAAGATGAGTTGTTGCCAAAGTGGTATATAAATATGATTTGGGAGATTGTGTTCTCGCTGTTTCCATTTGTATTTCATCCATGGTTGGTTTGAATGTCAACTGCTTATAGATTTAAATCTTTCCCATCAAAGCAAAGGAAAAGCATcgttttgaaaaaaaaaaaaaaaaaaaaaaatttgtttttcctttccggttgatttttttataaataagAAGAG is part of the Candida dubliniensis CD36 chromosome R, complete sequence genome and encodes:
- the RHO1 gene encoding protein Rho1 homologue, putative, producing MVNGPAELRRKLVIVGDGACGKTCLLIVFSKGTFPEVYVPTVFENYVADVEVDGRKVELALWDTAGQEDYDRLRPLSYPDSNVILICFSVDSPDSLDNVLEKWISEVLHFCQGVPIILVGCKSDLRDDPHTIEALRQQQQQPVSTAEGQQVAQRIGAADYLECSAKTGRGVREVFEAATRASLRVKEKKEKKKKCVVL
- a CDS encoding clathrin Adaptor Protein complex large chain, putative (Similar to S. cerevisiae APL4), with the protein product MASLRSFIKSVRKAKTIADERSVVQKESAAIRTSFRDPGLDQTTRRINISKLLYLYIMGEKTHFGQVECLKLLASPRFADKRLGYLACMLILDENQEVLTLLTNSLDNDMQHPNSFIVGLALCCLGNIASPELARDLYTNVETIIDSKNVYLKKKACIVAAKLIEKEPELAEFFITKINSLINEKQPSLLLGTIRLIQALYFASEESRPILIKTIPKLVADLKRTTTSGYQPDYDVTGTTDPFLQVSLLETLRILARDEQCPPQYLEQINDILTQVASNLDSGKNAAHAILYECVKTIFAIQSDQSLKILGVNILGKFLSTKDNNTRYVALDTLLTVVTIEPMAVQRHRSTIVNCLSDGDISIRRRALELSFGILNEQNIRVLAREILTFLERCNDQELKSYVTSQLTIAANKYSPNDKWHFDTLIRMLKVGGNALTPDIISNILALILQCNDSELKKHIASKLVASCLETTNQYGLALITSWTMGEYGDLILGNTVEVNGKTITITEQKLSQLIDDLINNTNFSESETIQLTSYILTSIIKLSIKFKDNQVIEHLRLILNGKTHDPNLEIQTRAVEYQQIFGQDSTLKRGLLARMPPPPVKQRQALTLHKSTANASTTTTNKSLKKSTNETTGGGSDNLLLDLMDDIVSTPTNQQQQGDVISDIFGGGSSSTNSGSNTNKSTINNAAILDLFNSTTTTTTSSINPAGGSIQEIPAFENNDVRISFIPKSFPQTGEAIIEAIIRSKINDNIDQFQLLIAVPKSQKLTISSTSGGDSLIGGSATTTNESIRQTLKIVGKQGAKIKLRVKVKYHINNNENNSVEDQFDFAGFENNL
- a CDS encoding DNA-directed RNA polymerase III subunit, putative (Similar to S. cerevisiae RPC3), whose protein sequence is MDEIQMETARTQSPKSYLYTTLATTHLGEIASCIISILISNGRLTAKEISNRTKIPFKNIKSALVSLIQLNCIYYWQEDKNGKFYYSLKETGLLLFVYSGDIINHIKRQYGDEEAEIIQNILIHGHVKIEDYLNQFNQQDDKSKSNSMKINQENKFLKLFNDNWLIKLQDFHFHSLDDIWNKIFQECLKETPRSSVTSEIKRVAEAQAKAKIKLNTLLESGGSGGDVYTEINGIKKLKPELVVTFNLSRFQKHLRTNAFVNMVRSKIGVLTAIIYNAALKYIEIKSPSLEYPLLNIPGLINDPKDVKEYILSMENKLVNEKKITFSARDIQRLLPKEIDFKSSIITPTFAKPKRPLENGDNSNNNNNTSSSPTSKKIKLEDGIASSVSTSTSSSSSSSNGSLVDLNIIEQHLKLLLNGTNTPFVNEISPGNYTIPFSHLTNILKQNNFESLVKATLGDYAFRILRCVKSMKLCDEKTISNGALLKEKTVRSELYHLIKANIIEIQEVPRSADRAASKTFYLFRYKNNNNSFNYLINCLIYDMAEILNRIQDFKSEHKILLEKYKLVEGQEDQYLLDRELKLLNDLQLREIKNLVKFQRIKSLYSLYNLVD